The Pseudomonas sp. FP2309 genome has a window encoding:
- a CDS encoding molybdopterin oxidoreductase family protein, which yields MTATLHHRACHLCEAICGLTLETTQAEDGSLAITSIKGDALDTFSRGHICPKAVALQDIQNDPDRLRQPMLRVGTEWQPIPWDEAFALVAERLADIQARHGQNAVAVYQGNPSVHNYGLMTHSNYFLGQLKTRNRFSATSVDQLPHHLTSHLMYGHGLLLPIPDIDHTDFMLILGGNPLASNGSIMTVPDVEKRLKAIQARGGKVVVVDPRRSETAVIADQHVFVRPGGDAALLFGLLNTLFTENLTRDSHLPVEGLDEVRRAIAGFTPEAMSRQCAVPAEQIRQLARDFAGADKAVCYGRMGVSTQAFGTLCHWLVQLINLVTGNLDRVGGALCTTPAVDLVASTGGGHFNRWQSRVSGRPEYGGELPVSALAEEMLTEGEGQIRALVTVAGNPVLSTPNGRQLEQALDGLEFMVSVDLYINETTRYADLILPSTSALENDHYDTTFNMFAVRNVTRFNRAILPKPEGALHDWEIFVGLAKAFAAQTGVALKPTMPPAQMIDFGLRAGVYGEASSHKLSVAMLADHPHGVDLGPLQPNLAARLKTPDGNVQAAPAVILADLARFTAQPVPEADELLLIGRRHVRSNNSWMHNYHRLVKGKPRHQLLMHPDDLLSRKLSDGQRVRVSSRIGTVEVEVMASLDMMPGVVSLPHGWGHGRPGVKMAIASGQPGASANDLTDERQLDELSGNAALNGVPVHVAAA from the coding sequence ATGACAGCGACTCTCCACCACCGTGCATGCCATCTGTGTGAAGCCATCTGCGGCCTGACCCTGGAAACCACGCAGGCCGAAGACGGCAGCCTGGCGATAACCTCGATCAAGGGCGATGCGCTGGATACGTTCAGTCGTGGCCACATTTGCCCCAAGGCCGTTGCGCTTCAGGACATCCAGAACGACCCCGACCGCCTGCGCCAGCCGATGCTGCGGGTGGGCACCGAATGGCAGCCGATCCCCTGGGATGAGGCGTTTGCGCTGGTGGCCGAGCGGTTGGCGGACATCCAGGCCCGGCATGGGCAAAATGCGGTGGCGGTGTACCAGGGCAACCCCAGCGTGCACAACTATGGGCTGATGACCCACAGCAACTACTTCCTCGGCCAACTGAAGACGCGCAACCGGTTTTCCGCGACTTCGGTGGACCAGTTGCCCCATCACCTCACCAGCCACCTGATGTACGGTCATGGCCTGTTGCTGCCGATCCCCGATATCGATCACACCGACTTTATGCTGATCCTGGGCGGCAATCCGCTGGCCTCCAATGGCAGCATCATGACCGTGCCGGATGTGGAGAAGCGCCTCAAGGCCATCCAGGCTCGTGGCGGTAAGGTAGTGGTGGTCGACCCACGGCGCAGCGAGACGGCAGTGATTGCCGACCAGCATGTGTTCGTGCGTCCGGGCGGGGATGCGGCATTGTTGTTCGGCCTGCTCAACACGCTGTTTACCGAAAACCTGACCCGTGACAGTCATTTGCCGGTTGAGGGGCTGGACGAGGTGCGCCGTGCAATCGCCGGGTTTACCCCGGAGGCCATGAGCCGCCAGTGTGCGGTGCCCGCCGAGCAGATTCGTCAACTGGCGCGGGACTTTGCCGGCGCGGACAAGGCGGTGTGCTACGGGCGCATGGGCGTGTCGACCCAGGCATTCGGCACGCTCTGCCATTGGCTGGTGCAGTTGATCAACCTGGTCACTGGCAATCTGGACCGGGTGGGTGGCGCGTTGTGCACGACCCCGGCGGTGGACCTGGTGGCGTCCACCGGAGGTGGGCATTTCAACCGCTGGCAGAGCCGTGTTTCCGGCCGCCCGGAGTATGGCGGCGAGTTACCGGTGTCGGCCTTGGCTGAAGAAATGCTCACCGAGGGCGAAGGACAAATCCGTGCGTTGGTCACGGTGGCGGGCAATCCCGTGTTGTCGACGCCCAACGGTCGCCAGTTGGAGCAGGCCCTCGATGGGCTGGAGTTCATGGTCAGCGTCGACCTCTACATCAACGAGACGACGCGCTATGCCGATCTGATTTTGCCCTCCACCTCGGCGCTGGAAAACGATCACTACGACACCACGTTCAATATGTTCGCAGTGCGCAATGTCACGCGCTTCAATCGGGCGATATTGCCCAAGCCAGAAGGTGCGTTGCACGACTGGGAGATTTTTGTCGGTCTGGCAAAGGCGTTCGCGGCACAGACGGGTGTGGCGCTCAAGCCAACCATGCCGCCGGCGCAGATGATCGATTTCGGGCTGCGAGCGGGTGTGTATGGCGAGGCGTCCAGCCATAAGCTGTCGGTGGCGATGCTGGCGGATCATCCCCACGGTGTGGATTTGGGGCCGTTGCAGCCTAACCTGGCCGCGCGTTTGAAAACGCCCGATGGCAACGTGCAGGCGGCACCGGCAGTCATTCTTGCCGACCTGGCGCGCTTTACGGCGCAGCCGGTACCGGAGGCGGACGAGTTGCTGCTGATCGGCCGTCGCCATGTGCGCAGCAATAATTCTTGGATGCATAACTATCACCGGCTGGTGAAGGGCAAGCCTCGGCATCAGTTGCTGATGCACCCCGACGACCTGCTCAGCCGCAAATTGAGCGATGGCCAACGGGTGCGTGTGAGCTCGCGTATCGGCACCGTTGAAGTGGAAGTGATGGCCAGCCTGGACATGATGCCCGGTGTGGTCAGCTTGCCCCACGGCTGGGGACATGGCCGTCCCGGTGTGAAAATGGCTATTGCCAGCGGGCAGCCAGGGGCGAGTGCCAATGACCTGACCGACGAACGGCAGTTGGATGAATTGTCGGGCAACGCTGCATTGAATGGTGTGCCAGTACACGTGGCGGCTGCTTGA
- the argF gene encoding ornithine carbamoyltransferase, whose product MSARHFLSLMDCTPEELVSVIRRGIELKDLRNRGVLFEPLKNRVLGMIFEKSSTRTRLSFEAGMIQLGGQAIFLSPRDTQLGRGEPISDCAIVMSRMLDAVMIRTFAHSTLTEFAANSRVPVINGLSDDLHPCQLLADMQTFLEHRGSIQGKTVAWIGDGNNMCNSYIEAAIQFDFHLRIACPEGYEPNAEFLAKADGRVQLLRDPKDAVVGAHLVSTDVWTSMGQEDETAKRLALFAPFQVTRALLDTAAPDVLFMHCLPAHRGEEISLDLLDDPRSVAWDQAENRLHAQKALLEFLVEPAYHHA is encoded by the coding sequence ATGAGCGCAAGGCACTTTCTCTCCCTGATGGATTGCACGCCCGAAGAGCTGGTCAGCGTGATCCGTCGAGGCATTGAGCTTAAAGACCTGCGTAACCGCGGCGTACTGTTCGAGCCTTTGAAAAACCGCGTGCTCGGGATGATTTTCGAGAAGTCATCCACCCGCACCCGCCTGTCATTCGAGGCCGGCATGATCCAGCTCGGTGGTCAGGCCATCTTCCTGTCGCCGCGCGACACCCAATTGGGCCGTGGCGAGCCGATCAGCGATTGCGCCATCGTAATGTCGCGCATGCTCGATGCGGTGATGATCCGCACCTTTGCCCACAGCACCCTGACCGAATTCGCCGCCAACTCGCGCGTGCCGGTAATCAACGGCCTGTCCGATGACCTGCACCCCTGCCAGTTGCTGGCCGACATGCAAACCTTCCTCGAGCACCGTGGTTCGATCCAGGGCAAGACCGTGGCCTGGATCGGCGACGGCAACAACATGTGCAACAGCTATATAGAAGCGGCCATCCAGTTCGACTTCCACCTGCGTATCGCCTGCCCTGAAGGCTACGAGCCAAACGCCGAGTTCCTGGCCAAGGCCGACGGTCGCGTACAGCTGTTGCGCGATCCGAAGGACGCGGTGGTCGGCGCGCATCTGGTCAGCACCGACGTCTGGACCTCCATGGGCCAGGAAGACGAAACCGCCAAGCGCCTGGCCCTGTTCGCACCGTTCCAGGTCACCCGCGCCCTGCTCGACACGGCCGCGCCGGACGTGCTGTTCATGCACTGCCTGCCTGCCCACCGCGGCGAAGAAATCAGCCTCGACCTGCTCGACGACCCGCGTTCGGTTGCGTGGGACCAGGCCGAGAACCGCCTGCACGCGCAAAAGGCCTTACTCGAATTTCTCGTCGAGCCGGCGTACCACCACGCATGA
- a CDS encoding ABC transporter ATP-binding protein: MSHPLLLNLRNLACGYQDQRVVQNLNLHLNAGDIGCLLGSSGCGKTTTLRAIAGFEPVHEGEISLAGEVISSAGFTLAPEKRRIGMVFQDYALFPHLSVADNIAFGIRKHPQKERVVAELLELVNLKNLGKRFPHELSGGQQQRVALARALAPEPQLLLLDEPFSNLDGELRRKLSHEVRDILKARGTSAILVTHDQEEAFAVSDQVGVFKEGRLEQWDTPYNLYHEPQTPYVASFIGQGYFIRGQLSSPESVSTELGDLRGNRAYTWPTGGAVDVLLRPDDIVYAPDSALKARIVGKTFLGASTLYRLQLPTGAQLESIFPSHADHQVGADVGIRVAAEHLVLFQASGSVAAQIPKAESGVRRYSPV; the protein is encoded by the coding sequence ATGAGCCATCCATTGCTGCTGAACCTGCGCAATCTGGCGTGCGGTTATCAAGACCAACGGGTGGTGCAGAACCTCAATCTGCACCTCAATGCGGGCGACATCGGTTGCCTGCTCGGCTCTTCCGGTTGCGGCAAGACCACCACCCTGCGTGCCATTGCTGGCTTTGAGCCGGTACACGAAGGCGAGATCAGCCTGGCCGGCGAGGTGATCTCCAGTGCCGGTTTTACCCTGGCACCGGAGAAACGTCGTATCGGCATGGTGTTCCAGGACTACGCCCTGTTTCCCCACCTCAGCGTGGCCGACAACATTGCGTTCGGCATCCGCAAGCACCCGCAAAAGGAACGCGTGGTCGCCGAGTTGCTGGAACTGGTCAACCTGAAGAACCTGGGAAAGCGCTTCCCCCACGAGCTGTCCGGCGGCCAGCAACAACGCGTCGCCCTCGCCCGTGCCCTGGCGCCGGAACCGCAACTGCTGTTGCTGGACGAACCATTTTCCAACCTGGACGGTGAATTGCGGCGCAAGCTCAGCCATGAAGTGCGCGACATTCTCAAGGCACGCGGCACCAGTGCGATCCTGGTCACCCATGATCAGGAAGAAGCGTTCGCCGTCAGCGATCAGGTCGGTGTTTTCAAGGAAGGCAGGCTTGAACAGTGGGACACGCCGTACAACCTCTATCACGAACCGCAGACGCCCTATGTCGCCAGCTTTATCGGCCAGGGTTATTTCATTCGTGGCCAGTTGAGTTCGCCCGAGTCCGTCAGCACCGAACTGGGTGACCTGCGCGGCAATCGTGCGTACACCTGGCCCACCGGCGGCGCGGTTGATGTGCTGCTGCGCCCGGATGACATCGTGTATGCGCCGGACAGCGCGTTGAAAGCGCGGATCGTTGGCAAGACCTTCCTCGGTGCATCAACCTTGTACCGCCTGCAACTGCCGACCGGCGCACAACTGGAATCGATTTTCCCCAGCCACGCCGACCATCAGGTGGGCGCCGACGTCGGCATCCGAGTCGCCGCCGAACACCTGGTGCTGTTCCAGGCGTCAGGCAGCGTTGCAGCGCAAATCCCTAAAGCTGAATCCGGCGTTCGGCGCTACAGCCCGGTATAA
- the ybaK gene encoding Cys-tRNA(Pro) deacylase has translation MTPALDLLKKVRAEHRIHSYEHDPKAASYGVEAAEKLSLDPARVFKTLLASSEKGELLVAVVPVVGSLDLKALAHAAGVKKVEMADPAAAQRSTGYLLGGISPLGQKKRLRTFIDVTAQPFATIFVSAGRRGLEVELAASVLAEHTQANFAEIGRA, from the coding sequence ATGACCCCTGCACTGGATTTGTTGAAGAAAGTTCGCGCCGAACATCGCATCCACAGTTATGAACACGATCCCAAAGCGGCCTCGTATGGCGTGGAGGCCGCGGAAAAATTGAGCCTCGACCCGGCACGGGTGTTCAAGACCTTGCTGGCCAGCAGTGAAAAAGGTGAATTGTTGGTGGCGGTTGTGCCGGTCGTCGGAAGTCTGGATTTGAAAGCACTGGCCCATGCGGCCGGCGTTAAAAAAGTTGAGATGGCCGACCCTGCGGCTGCGCAGCGCTCCACCGGTTACTTGCTGGGTGGCATCAGCCCATTGGGGCAAAAGAAGCGTCTGCGCACATTTATCGATGTGACGGCGCAGCCGTTCGCGACGATTTTTGTCAGTGCGGGGAGAAGGGGGTTGGAAGTCGAGCTGGCGGCGAGCGTGCTGGCTGAACATACCCAGGCCAACTTCGCAGAAATTGGCCGGGCATGA
- a CDS encoding MIP/aquaporin family protein, translating to MTTALQQPSLSSQCMAEFLGTALLIFFGTGCVAALKVAGASFGLWEISIIWGIGVSMAIYLSAGISGAHLNPAVSIALCLFADFDKRKLPFYILAQVAGAFCSAALVYTLYSNLFFDYEQTHHLVRGTQASLELASVFSTYPHALLSTAQAFLVEMVITAILMGVIMALTDDNNGLPRGPLAPLLIGLLIAVIGSAMGPLTGFAMNPARDFGPKLMTFFAGWGEMAFTGGRDIPYFLVPIFAPIVGACLGAAAYRGLIARHLPSAAPAIDETPDTAVNGNTRIS from the coding sequence ATGACAACTGCTCTTCAACAGCCCTCCCTTTCGAGCCAATGCATGGCCGAGTTCCTCGGGACTGCGCTTCTGATCTTTTTCGGTACCGGATGCGTCGCTGCGCTCAAGGTCGCGGGTGCCAGCTTTGGTTTATGGGAAATCAGCATCATCTGGGGGATCGGCGTCAGCATGGCGATCTACCTGAGCGCAGGCATTTCCGGGGCGCACCTCAACCCGGCCGTCAGCATCGCGCTGTGCCTGTTCGCCGACTTCGACAAGCGCAAACTGCCGTTCTATATCCTCGCCCAGGTGGCCGGTGCCTTCTGCTCGGCCGCCCTGGTGTACACGCTCTACAGCAACCTGTTTTTCGATTACGAACAAACCCACCATCTGGTGCGCGGCACCCAAGCCAGCCTGGAGTTGGCGTCGGTGTTCTCCACGTACCCGCATGCCCTGTTGAGCACGGCCCAGGCGTTTCTGGTGGAAATGGTCATCACCGCCATACTGATGGGCGTGATCATGGCCCTGACCGATGACAACAACGGCTTGCCACGCGGCCCGTTGGCGCCCCTGCTGATCGGCCTGCTGATTGCCGTAATCGGCAGCGCCATGGGCCCATTGACCGGCTTTGCGATGAACCCGGCGCGGGATTTCGGGCCCAAGCTGATGACCTTTTTCGCTGGCTGGGGTGAAATGGCCTTTACCGGCGGCCGCGATATTCCTTACTTCCTGGTGCCGATTTTCGCGCCGATTGTGGGCGCATGCCTTGGCGCGGCGGCCTACCGCGGGCTGATAGCCCGTCACCTGCCAAGCGCCGCACCTGCTATAGATGAAACACCTGACACGGCTGTCAACGGCAACACCCGTATTTCCTGA
- the bfr gene encoding bacterioferritin, giving the protein MKGDISVIQQLNKILANELVAINQYFLHARMYDDWGLEKLGKREYKESIKAMKDADALIKRILFLEGLPNVQDLGKLNIGEHTQEMIGSDLGFERKSHSDLKAAIAHCEAQGDFGSRELLEDILEDQEEHIDWLETQLGLIDKVTLENYLQSQMGE; this is encoded by the coding sequence ATGAAAGGCGACATCTCAGTCATCCAGCAACTCAACAAAATCCTTGCCAATGAACTGGTCGCGATCAATCAGTACTTTCTGCATGCGCGCATGTATGACGATTGGGGCCTGGAAAAGCTCGGCAAGCGTGAATACAAAGAATCGATCAAGGCCATGAAGGACGCCGATGCGCTGATCAAGCGCATCCTGTTCCTCGAAGGTCTGCCGAACGTGCAGGACCTGGGCAAGCTGAACATCGGCGAGCACACCCAGGAAATGATCGGCAGTGACCTGGGCTTTGAGCGCAAGAGCCACAGCGACCTCAAGGCCGCCATCGCGCACTGCGAAGCCCAGGGTGATTTCGGCAGCCGCGAACTGCTCGAAGACATCCTCGAAGACCAGGAAGAGCACATCGACTGGCTCGAAACCCAACTGGGCCTGATCGACAAGGTCACCCTGGAAAACTATCTACAATCGCAGATGGGCGAATAA
- a CDS encoding peroxiredoxin yields MSVLVGKQAPDFDVPAVLGNGEIVDSFKLSEAIKGKYGLVFFYPLDFTFVCPSELIALDHRMDDFKARNVEVVAVSIDSHFTHNAWRNTAINDGGIGKVKYTMAADMKHDIAKAYDVESEGGVAFRGAFLIDDKGVVRSQIINDLPLGRNMEELIRLVDALQFHEEHGEVCPANWKKGDKGMNASPEGVAAYLTENAGKL; encoded by the coding sequence ATGAGCGTACTCGTCGGCAAACAAGCCCCGGATTTCGACGTACCTGCCGTGCTCGGCAATGGCGAAATCGTAGACAGCTTCAAACTGTCTGAAGCCATCAAAGGCAAATACGGCCTGGTGTTCTTCTACCCGCTGGACTTCACCTTCGTCTGCCCTTCGGAGCTGATCGCTCTGGACCACCGCATGGACGATTTCAAAGCCCGTAACGTTGAAGTGGTTGCCGTCTCCATCGACTCCCATTTCACCCACAACGCATGGCGCAACACGGCCATCAACGATGGCGGCATCGGCAAGGTCAAATACACCATGGCTGCCGACATGAAGCACGACATCGCCAAGGCCTACGACGTTGAGTCCGAAGGTGGCGTTGCCTTCCGTGGCGCGTTCCTGATCGACGACAAGGGCGTTGTGCGCTCGCAGATCATCAACGATCTGCCGCTGGGTCGTAACATGGAAGAGCTGATCCGTCTGGTCGACGCGCTGCAGTTCCACGAAGAGCACGGCGAAGTCTGCCCGGCCAACTGGAAGAAAGGCGACAAAGGCATGAACGCTTCGCCGGAAGGCGTTGCGGCTTACCTGACCGAGAACGCCGGCAAGCTGTAA
- the grxD gene encoding Grx4 family monothiol glutaredoxin, with translation MDIIETIKEQIANNTILLYMKGAPNAPQCGFSAKASQAVMACGEKFAYVDILQNPEIRANLPKYANWPTFPQLWVAGELVGGSDIITEMAADGSLQSLIKDAAANAAAKTDA, from the coding sequence ATGGATATCATCGAAACGATCAAAGAGCAGATTGCCAACAACACCATTCTGCTTTACATGAAGGGCGCTCCGAACGCTCCTCAGTGCGGTTTCTCCGCGAAGGCTTCCCAGGCTGTCATGGCGTGCGGCGAAAAGTTCGCCTACGTGGATATCCTGCAAAACCCTGAAATCCGTGCCAACCTGCCAAAGTACGCCAACTGGCCGACTTTCCCACAGCTGTGGGTGGCGGGCGAGTTGGTCGGCGGTAGCGACATCATCACTGAAATGGCTGCTGATGGTTCGTTGCAGTCGTTGATCAAAGACGCAGCGGCAAACGCGGCGGCCAAAACCGACGCCTGA
- a CDS encoding bacterioferritin-associated ferredoxin has product MYVCLCTGVTDGQIREAIYEGCCSYKEVRETTGVASQCGKCACLAKQVVRETLTQLQTAQSALPYSAEFTHA; this is encoded by the coding sequence ATGTATGTGTGCCTGTGTACTGGCGTCACCGACGGACAAATCCGCGAAGCAATCTATGAAGGTTGCTGCAGCTACAAGGAAGTGCGTGAAACCACCGGCGTTGCCAGCCAGTGCGGTAAATGCGCCTGCCTCGCCAAGCAGGTGGTACGGGAAACCCTGACGCAGCTACAGACAGCCCAGAGCGCGCTGCCCTATTCAGCAGAATTTACACACGCTTGA
- the rnt gene encoding ribonuclease T has product MSEDHYDDEHEHSGGGSRHPMAERFRGYLPVVIDVETGGFNCATDALLEIAATTIGMDEQGFVFPEHTHFFRVEPFEGANIEAAALEFTGIKLDHPLRMAVSEEAALTDIFRGVRKALKANGCKRAILVGHNSSFDLGFLNAAVARLDMKRNPFHPFSSFDTATLAGLAYGQTVLAKACQAAGIDFDGREAHSARYDTEKTAELFCGIVNRWKQMGGWEDFGD; this is encoded by the coding sequence GTGAGTGAAGACCATTACGACGACGAACACGAGCACAGTGGTGGCGGCTCTCGCCACCCGATGGCCGAGCGGTTTCGCGGCTATCTGCCGGTTGTCATCGACGTAGAAACCGGTGGTTTCAACTGCGCCACCGATGCCCTGCTGGAAATCGCCGCGACCACCATCGGCATGGACGAACAGGGTTTCGTGTTCCCGGAACACACCCACTTCTTCCGCGTCGAGCCGTTCGAAGGCGCAAATATCGAAGCAGCCGCGCTGGAGTTCACCGGCATCAAGCTCGATCACCCACTGCGCATGGCAGTGAGTGAAGAGGCTGCGCTGACCGATATCTTCCGTGGTGTACGAAAGGCGTTGAAGGCCAATGGCTGCAAGCGCGCGATTCTGGTCGGGCACAACAGCAGCTTCGACCTGGGCTTCCTGAATGCCGCCGTGGCGCGCCTGGACATGAAGCGTAACCCGTTTCACCCGTTCTCCAGCTTCGACACCGCCACCCTCGCCGGTCTGGCCTACGGTCAGACAGTACTGGCCAAAGCCTGCCAGGCAGCGGGTATCGACTTCGACGGTCGTGAGGCCCATTCGGCCCGTTACGACACCGAGAAGACCGCCGAGCTGTTCTGCGGCATCGTCAATCGCTGGAAGCAGATGGGCGGCTGGGAAGACTTCGGCGACTAA
- a CDS encoding DeoR/GlpR family transcriptional regulator yields the protein MNLPPRQQQILELVRERGYVSIEEMAQLFVVTPQTIRRDINQLADANLLRRYHGGAAYDSSVENTAYAMRADQMRDEKQRIGEAIAAQIPDHASLFINIGTTTESIARALLNHNHLKIITNNLNVATMLSAKDDFDVLLTGGNVRRDGGVVGQASVDFINQFKVDFALVGISGIDEDGSLLDFDYQEVRVSQAIIANARQVILAADSSKFGRNAMIRLGPISLVDCLVTDQEPVPALVQLLNQHKVRLEVV from the coding sequence ATGAATCTGCCTCCCCGCCAGCAACAAATCCTCGAACTTGTCCGCGAACGCGGCTACGTCAGTATCGAGGAAATGGCGCAGCTGTTCGTTGTCACCCCGCAAACCATCCGCCGCGATATCAACCAGTTGGCGGACGCCAATCTGCTGCGCCGCTACCACGGCGGCGCGGCCTATGACTCCAGTGTCGAAAACACCGCATACGCCATGCGTGCCGACCAGATGCGCGACGAGAAACAGCGCATCGGCGAAGCCATCGCCGCACAAATTCCCGATCACGCCTCGCTGTTCATCAATATCGGCACCACCACCGAATCCATCGCGCGTGCGCTGCTCAACCACAACCACCTGAAAATCATCACCAACAACCTCAACGTCGCCACCATGCTCAGCGCCAAGGACGACTTCGACGTGCTGCTCACCGGCGGTAACGTCAGGCGTGACGGCGGCGTGGTCGGCCAGGCCAGCGTCGACTTCATCAACCAGTTCAAGGTCGACTTTGCCCTGGTCGGCATCAGTGGTATCGACGAGGACGGCAGCCTGCTCGACTTCGATTATCAGGAAGTGCGGGTCTCCCAGGCGATCATCGCCAATGCGCGCCAGGTGATCCTCGCGGCCGACTCCAGCAAATTCGGGCGCAATGCCATGATTCGCCTGGGGCCGATCAGCCTGGTGGACTGTCTGGTGACTGACCAGGAGCCGGTGCCGGCGCTGGTGCAGTTGTTGAATCAACACAAGGTTCGTCTGGAAGTCGTGTAA
- the glpK gene encoding glycerol kinase GlpK yields MTDLQNKNYIIALDQGTTSSRAIIFDRDANVVCTAQREFAQHYPQAGWVEHDPMEIFATQSAVMVEALAQAGLHHDQVAAIGITNQRETTVVWDKVTGRPIYNAIVWQCRRSTEICQQLKRDGHEAYISDTTGLVTDPYFSGTKLKWILDNVEGSRERARNGELLFGTVDSWLIWKFTGGKTHVTDYTNASRTMLFNIHTLEWDSRMLEILDIPREMLPEVKSSSEIYGRTKSGIAIGGIAGDQQAALFGQMCVEAGQAKNTYGTGCFLLMNTGDKAVKSKHGMLTTIACGPRGEVAYALEGAVFNGGSTVQWLRDELKIINDAHDTEYFAGKVKDSNGVYLVPAFTGLGAPYWDPYARGALFGLTRGVRVDHIIRAALESIAYQTRDVLDAMQQDSGERLKALRVDGGAVANNFLMQFQADILGTQVERPQMRETTALGAAYLAGLACGFWGSLDELRGKAVIEREFEPQLDEAAKEKLYAGWQKAVSRTRDWEPHEGAE; encoded by the coding sequence ATGACCGACCTTCAGAATAAGAACTACATCATTGCTCTGGACCAAGGCACCACCAGTTCCCGGGCGATCATCTTTGATCGTGACGCCAACGTGGTGTGCACCGCCCAACGTGAATTTGCCCAGCACTACCCACAGGCTGGCTGGGTTGAACACGACCCGATGGAAATCTTCGCCACCCAAAGCGCGGTGATGGTCGAAGCCCTGGCCCAGGCCGGTCTGCACCACGACCAGGTCGCGGCCATCGGCATCACCAATCAGCGCGAAACCACCGTGGTATGGGACAAGGTCACCGGCCGCCCGATCTACAACGCTATCGTCTGGCAGTGCCGCCGCAGCACGGAGATCTGCCAGCAGCTCAAGCGCGACGGCCACGAAGCGTACATCAGCGACACCACCGGCCTGGTCACCGACCCGTACTTCTCCGGCACCAAACTCAAGTGGATCCTGGACAACGTCGAAGGCAGCCGTGAACGCGCGCGCAACGGCGAGCTGTTGTTCGGCACCGTCGACAGCTGGCTGATCTGGAAATTTACCGGCGGCAAGACCCACGTCACCGACTACACCAACGCCTCGCGCACCATGCTCTTCAACATCCACACCCTGGAGTGGGACAGCAGGATGCTGGAGATCCTCGATATCCCGCGGGAAATGTTGCCGGAAGTGAAGTCTTCTTCGGAAATCTACGGCCGCACCAAAAGCGGCATCGCCATCGGCGGCATCGCAGGTGACCAGCAAGCCGCGCTGTTCGGCCAAATGTGCGTTGAAGCCGGCCAGGCCAAGAACACCTACGGCACCGGCTGCTTCCTGCTGATGAACACCGGCGACAAAGCGGTGAAATCCAAGCACGGCATGCTCACCACCATCGCCTGCGGCCCGCGCGGCGAAGTGGCGTACGCCCTGGAAGGCGCCGTTTTCAACGGCGGCTCCACGGTGCAGTGGCTGCGTGACGAGCTGAAAATCATCAACGACGCCCATGACACCGAATATTTTGCCGGCAAGGTCAAAGACAGCAACGGCGTGTATCTGGTCCCGGCCTTCACCGGCCTGGGCGCGCCCTACTGGGACCCCTACGCCCGTGGCGCGCTGTTCGGCCTGACTCGCGGCGTACGCGTGGATCACATTATTCGCGCAGCCCTGGAGTCGATTGCCTACCAGACCCGCGACGTGCTCGACGCCATGCAGCAGGACTCCGGTGAACGCCTCAAAGCCCTGCGGGTGGACGGCGGTGCAGTGGCCAACAACTTCCTGATGCAATTCCAGGCCGACATCCTCGGCACCCAGGTGGAGCGCCCGCAAATGCGCGAAACCACGGCACTCGGCGCTGCCTACCTGGCCGGGCTGGCCTGCGGCTTCTGGGGCAGCCTGGATGAATTGCGTGGCAAGGCGGTGATCGAGCGCGAATTCGAACCTCAACTTGATGAAGCGGCCAAAGAAAAACTCTACGCTGGCTGGCAAAAAGCGGTCAGCCGCACCCGCGATTGGGAGCCCCACGAAGGCGCCGAATAA